A window from Lentisphaera araneosa HTCC2155 encodes these proteins:
- a CDS encoding Fic family protein, translating into MFNEVDQLKSRLDALRPIPAGTLKSLHDQLVLEWTYNSNAIEGNTLTIKETKVVLEGITIGGKLMREHFEAINHKEAIMYVEDLLSSKTPFSDSCIKSIHQLVLKNIDNENAGKYRSENVIISGAEHRPPEHFDVPSQMTDLLESYNQSNHHPLEKAARLHTDFVKVHPFIDGNGRTARLLMNFELIKSSYLPVIIKAENRLQYYEALDKAHTKGDYTDFIQMTIAAEIEAIEKVLSLIA; encoded by the coding sequence ATGTTCAATGAAGTAGATCAATTAAAATCACGATTAGATGCTCTACGTCCGATACCCGCAGGGACTTTAAAGAGCCTACATGATCAACTTGTTTTAGAATGGACTTACAACTCAAATGCCATTGAGGGAAACACTCTAACTATCAAAGAAACCAAAGTTGTTTTAGAGGGGATAACCATTGGTGGCAAATTAATGAGAGAACATTTTGAGGCTATTAATCACAAAGAAGCGATTATGTATGTAGAGGATTTACTATCGTCGAAGACTCCTTTCTCGGATTCTTGTATTAAATCTATTCATCAACTCGTTCTCAAAAATATTGATAATGAGAATGCAGGTAAATACAGAAGTGAGAATGTTATTATTTCAGGTGCGGAACATCGTCCCCCTGAGCATTTTGATGTTCCCTCTCAAATGACTGATCTACTAGAATCATATAATCAATCAAATCATCACCCGCTTGAAAAGGCAGCTAGACTACATACGGATTTTGTCAAAGTTCACCCCTTTATAGATGGTAATGGTCGAACCGCACGTTTACTCATGAACTTTGAGCTTATAAAGTCTTCTTATTTACCTGTGATTATTAAAGCAGAAAATAGATTGCAATATTACGAGGCTTTAGATAAAGCACATACAAAAGGTGATTACACCGATTTCATTCAAATGACCATAGCAGCTGAGATAGAAGCTATCGAAAAGGTTTTATCTCTCATCGCTTAA
- a CDS encoding ribulokinase, whose amino-acid sequence MEYFSMGCESHESIQMGSPMPLGMEQITLNYSL is encoded by the coding sequence ATGGAATATTTTAGCATGGGATGTGAATCCCATGAATCTATTCAAATGGGATCTCCCATGCCTTTAGGTATGGAACAAATCACCTTAAACTACAGTTTATGA
- a CDS encoding ribulokinase, which produces MQEYAIGLDYGTNSCRSVLMEINSSDELFSEIYNYPSGSQGVLISDADPNIARQSPADYLNGMEHIIKSVINQAKESIADFSPAQIIGLTCATTGSTVIPVDAQLTALGLKDSSNLDAQTWLWKDHSSYKEAELITQKAKELRPQYLERCGGTYSSEWFWSKILHLKNVAPETFEKAYSFIELCDYLPAILAGKEKPEEIKASICAAGHKAMYADQWGGLPDEEFLAAVDPALVKVRQKLYKKAHASDQLAGRVGAEWAQRTGLAEGTAIAVGAFDAHMGAVGSGIKDGSLVKIVGTSTCDLMISPKDQSIAGVCGVAKDSVLPGYMGIEAGQSAVGDLFLWLVNNFVTSEYGSNRDEIFANITKRAAALNVGQSGLLSLDWNNGNRTVLIDSQLSGLLIGQTLHTKAHEIYRSLIEATGFGALKIIERLEDSGVEVKEVVCCGGLAQKNELMMQIYANIFNRPVRIAGTEQTCAVGAAIFAASAAGKDLNELQKSMLKPCRKEYLPQKDDVRIYSKLYGLYSQVHDGFGVEGNPCDFYSLMKELIDIQKASKNA; this is translated from the coding sequence ATGCAAGAGTATGCAATTGGCTTAGATTACGGCACAAACTCCTGCCGTTCAGTTCTTATGGAAATCAATTCGAGCGATGAGCTCTTTTCAGAAATCTATAATTATCCCAGTGGATCACAGGGCGTGCTGATCAGCGATGCCGACCCTAATATCGCTCGCCAAAGCCCGGCTGATTATCTCAATGGCATGGAGCACATTATTAAATCTGTAATTAATCAGGCCAAAGAAAGCATTGCTGATTTTTCACCTGCTCAAATTATTGGGCTGACCTGTGCAACGACAGGCAGCACCGTTATCCCCGTGGATGCTCAGCTTACTGCCCTTGGCCTTAAAGACAGCAGTAACCTCGATGCTCAAACTTGGCTCTGGAAAGATCATAGCTCCTACAAAGAAGCCGAGCTCATCACTCAAAAAGCCAAAGAACTGCGACCGCAATACCTTGAACGCTGTGGCGGAACTTATTCCAGCGAATGGTTTTGGTCCAAAATTCTCCACCTCAAAAACGTCGCTCCGGAAACTTTTGAAAAGGCCTATAGTTTTATTGAGCTTTGTGATTATCTGCCAGCCATTTTAGCAGGCAAAGAAAAACCGGAAGAAATCAAGGCCAGCATCTGTGCCGCGGGCCACAAAGCCATGTACGCCGATCAATGGGGTGGCTTACCGGACGAAGAGTTCTTAGCTGCAGTGGATCCCGCTTTAGTAAAAGTACGTCAAAAACTCTATAAAAAAGCCCATGCTTCCGATCAATTAGCTGGACGTGTTGGCGCCGAATGGGCTCAACGCACTGGATTAGCCGAGGGAACTGCCATTGCCGTGGGAGCCTTCGATGCTCACATGGGTGCCGTCGGTTCCGGCATCAAAGATGGCAGCCTTGTGAAAATCGTCGGCACGAGCACCTGCGACCTGATGATTAGCCCAAAGGATCAAAGTATTGCGGGCGTCTGTGGCGTGGCTAAAGACTCGGTACTTCCCGGCTACATGGGAATTGAGGCAGGACAATCGGCCGTTGGTGACCTCTTCCTATGGCTAGTTAACAATTTTGTCACCAGTGAATATGGCTCAAATCGAGATGAAATTTTTGCGAACATCACAAAAAGAGCCGCGGCATTAAACGTAGGTCAAAGTGGCTTGCTTTCACTCGACTGGAATAATGGCAATCGTACCGTTCTCATCGACTCACAGCTCAGTGGCTTACTCATCGGGCAAACACTGCATACCAAGGCCCACGAAATCTACCGCTCACTCATTGAAGCCACCGGCTTTGGAGCTCTCAAAATTATTGAACGCTTAGAGGACTCAGGTGTTGAAGTCAAAGAAGTTGTCTGCTGCGGGGGCTTAGCGCAAAAGAATGAACTCATGATGCAAATCTACGCCAATATTTTTAACCGCCCCGTCCGCATTGCAGGGACCGAGCAAACCTGTGCGGTTGGCGCTGCCATTTTTGCGGCTTCCGCCGCAGGTAAAGACCTCAACGAATTACAAAAATCCATGTTGAAACCTTGTCGTAAAGAATACCTTCCACAAAAAGATGATGTGCGTATTTACTCAAAGCTTTACGGACTTTACTCGCAAGTTCACGATGGCTTTGGCGTCGAAGGAAATCCTTGTGATTTCTACTCGCTTATGAAAGAACTCATCGACATCCAAAAGGCGAGTAAAAATGCTTGA
- the araD gene encoding L-ribulose-5-phosphate 4-epimerase AraD: protein MLDQIKEEVLKANKLLQSSGLVKLTWGNVSAKDPETGLIVIKPSGVKYEDMQVSDLVTLSLDGKIIEGHLKPSSDTATHLYLYNAFPELGGITHTHSLFATTLCQHGRELPCSGTTHADHFWGSVPLIRALNEEEVEEDYEKNTGKVIVEHFQNHKIKPLEIPAALLHFHAPFTWGRTAMESYKNAVALEACAEMAVRTINVEQLPVIPPHILQKHYQRKHGANAYYGQ from the coding sequence ATGCTTGATCAAATCAAAGAAGAAGTCCTGAAAGCGAACAAGCTCTTACAATCAAGTGGCTTGGTCAAACTCACTTGGGGAAACGTCAGTGCGAAGGATCCTGAAACTGGTCTCATAGTCATTAAGCCCAGCGGCGTGAAGTACGAAGACATGCAAGTTAGTGACTTAGTCACTTTGAGTTTGGATGGCAAAATTATTGAGGGGCACTTAAAGCCTTCTTCAGATACGGCAACCCACCTTTACCTCTATAATGCCTTTCCTGAACTCGGTGGCATAACTCACACTCATAGTCTTTTTGCCACGACTCTTTGTCAGCATGGCCGTGAGCTTCCCTGTTCAGGAACAACTCATGCAGACCACTTCTGGGGTAGCGTCCCTTTGATTCGCGCTCTCAATGAAGAGGAAGTCGAAGAAGACTATGAAAAAAATACCGGCAAAGTCATTGTCGAGCATTTTCAAAATCACAAAATTAAGCCCTTGGAAATCCCCGCAGCCCTGCTGCATTTCCACGCACCCTTCACCTGGGGACGAACGGCCATGGAATCATATAAAAATGCTGTTGCCTTAGAGGCCTGTGCAGAAATGGCGGTTCGCACCATCAATGTTGAGCAACTCCCCGTCATCCCCCCTCACATCTTACAAAAGCATTATCAGCGCAAACATGGCGCCAATGCCTATTACGGCCAGTAA
- a CDS encoding AraC family transcriptional regulator has protein sequence MSQHIVHMDMSDSEKISLAQDFLSQAEPFCVSQLFEYMDDTYFFVKNTKGQFIKANKAFLKLFGYKKLEDVIGLTDYDMVSRELAVRYEMDDQKVLAGEKICELTEPVSSSNGIISLHVSTKLPVRNREGEIIGLIGITRDTQKTLNALTPLQKFQPALDIIEREYGKNIKLDDLAEAVCMSTSTFLRNFKKQFGMTPGNYIKQVRYKAACRLLSESALSITEVAYDTGFSDQSHFTREFKKISGVTPKSYRQKFSS, from the coding sequence ATGAGTCAGCACATTGTACACATGGATATGAGCGACTCAGAAAAAATAAGCCTAGCCCAAGATTTTTTATCTCAGGCCGAGCCTTTCTGTGTCTCCCAACTCTTTGAGTACATGGATGATACTTACTTCTTCGTCAAAAACACCAAGGGTCAATTCATCAAAGCCAACAAAGCCTTTCTCAAACTCTTTGGCTACAAAAAGCTCGAAGATGTGATTGGCCTAACTGACTACGATATGGTGAGCCGTGAACTCGCTGTAAGATATGAAATGGATGATCAAAAAGTTCTCGCAGGTGAAAAAATATGTGAGCTCACCGAACCGGTGAGTTCCAGTAACGGCATCATCAGCCTCCACGTCTCGACAAAACTTCCCGTGCGCAATCGCGAAGGCGAAATCATTGGCCTCATCGGAATTACTCGCGATACACAAAAAACGCTCAATGCGCTCACCCCTCTACAGAAATTTCAGCCCGCTCTCGACATTATTGAACGCGAATATGGCAAAAACATCAAGCTCGATGACTTAGCTGAGGCTGTCTGCATGTCCACCAGCACTTTTCTGCGTAACTTTAAGAAACAATTTGGCATGACCCCAGGGAATTATATCAAACAAGTGCGTTACAAGGCAGCCTGCCGCTTGCTCAGTGAATCCGCACTATCCATTACCGAAGTCGCCTACGACACAGGTTTCTCTGACCAAAGCCATTTCACCCGCGAGTTCAAAAAAATCTCTGGTGTCACACCCAAGTCCTACAGACAAAAGTTCTCGTCCTAA
- a CDS encoding sulfatase-like hydrolase/transferase produces the protein MIQVYRLIVCMFVLNTGGLFAASSQKPNFVFLFADDQRADTIRAHGNDFIHTPNLDRLAESGFSFKNNYCAGSYSGAVCVASRAMLMTGRYWNNIPNVKKNGWASLDLLPTYLKEKAGYETYIIGKWHNGLHTLRAAFQNGASVYMGGMADHTDFEVQDFVAGQLQAKRRAKEFSSTEFANSAIKYIEEAPSDKPFFLYVAFMAPHDPRNPPDEYRQRYYKNRPPLAKNYKALHPFRNVKFTTQGRDEGLASWPREKSVISDQLCEYYGLVTHLDEQVGRIIDAIDQSKHADNTIIIYTADHGLAMGSHGLLGKQNVYEHSMKAPLIISGKTVPNGESAAFNYIHDLYATLCDYARIAKPEAVDAKSLRPLIEGEIKQIHEAMFLPFQDVQFAINDGRWKLHIYPQIDHYLLFDLENDPDEIHSLEAPNKKAEMLKLMKAWQAKTGSQAPLVVANPEPKEVDYSKLEQRLDKWQPQWIQEKYFKDK, from the coding sequence GTGATACAAGTTTATCGTTTGATTGTGTGTATGTTTGTTTTGAATACAGGGGGCTTGTTTGCAGCTTCTTCGCAGAAGCCCAATTTCGTTTTTTTATTTGCGGATGATCAGCGAGCGGACACAATTAGGGCGCATGGCAATGATTTTATTCATACGCCGAATTTAGACCGCTTGGCTGAATCGGGTTTTTCTTTTAAAAATAACTATTGTGCTGGTTCTTATAGTGGAGCCGTGTGCGTAGCGAGCCGAGCAATGTTGATGACGGGACGGTATTGGAATAATATCCCGAATGTTAAAAAAAATGGCTGGGCATCGCTGGATTTACTCCCGACGTATTTAAAAGAGAAAGCGGGTTACGAGACTTATATCATCGGTAAATGGCACAATGGTTTGCATACCTTGAGAGCGGCGTTTCAAAACGGTGCCTCAGTCTATATGGGAGGCATGGCGGATCACACAGATTTTGAAGTGCAAGACTTTGTTGCGGGACAATTGCAGGCCAAGCGTCGTGCCAAGGAATTCTCTTCTACTGAGTTTGCGAACTCTGCAATCAAGTACATTGAAGAAGCTCCAAGTGACAAACCCTTTTTTCTCTATGTGGCTTTTATGGCGCCCCACGATCCAAGGAATCCTCCCGATGAATATCGTCAGCGCTACTACAAGAATCGTCCACCTTTAGCAAAAAACTATAAGGCCCTGCATCCCTTTCGGAATGTGAAGTTCACCACGCAAGGCCGCGATGAGGGCTTAGCATCTTGGCCGCGGGAGAAGTCGGTCATTAGTGATCAACTCTGTGAGTACTATGGCCTCGTGACGCATCTCGATGAGCAGGTGGGAAGAATTATCGATGCGATTGATCAGAGTAAGCACGCAGATAATACAATCATCATTTATACCGCGGATCACGGCTTAGCCATGGGGAGTCACGGCTTACTCGGTAAGCAAAACGTTTATGAACACAGTATGAAAGCCCCTTTAATTATTTCAGGCAAAACAGTGCCTAATGGTGAGAGCGCTGCATTTAACTATATCCACGACCTCTATGCAACGCTCTGTGATTATGCGAGGATCGCAAAGCCTGAAGCAGTGGATGCAAAAAGTTTAAGGCCTTTGATCGAAGGGGAAATAAAACAAATTCATGAAGCGATGTTTTTGCCATTTCAAGATGTGCAATTTGCGATCAATGATGGACGCTGGAAGTTACATATTTACCCGCAAATCGATCATTATCTTTTGTTTGACTTAGAGAATGATCCCGATGAAATTCATTCCCTTGAAGCCCCAAATAAGAAAGCTGAAATGCTAAAGCTTATGAAGGCTTGGCAAGCTAAAACGGGAAGTCAGGCGCCCTTGGTGGTCGCCAATCCGGAGCCCAAAGAAGTGGATTATTCTAAGCTCGAGCAACGCCTCGATAAATGGCAACCCCAGTGGATTCAAGAGAAATACTTTAAGGACAAATAA
- a CDS encoding arylsulfatase, whose product MMLKMRVLSFLFLSFMSFVYCEELKGTKPNIIFILTDDQGKGQLGCEGHPWLETPYIDKLFSESSYFSDFHMSPTCTPSRAALMTGNYPFRNGVTHTGGARARMTLKIETLPEALKSLGYTTGIFGKWHLGYEEAYQPHSRGFDEVFIHGYGGIGQPMDVPNNKYENPIIRHNETFVKTEGFCTDVFFDQALAWIKKSKDKPFFAYISTNAPHGPYIAPKDKREKFKKLGFKSGDAGFYGMIENIDDNVGRLMTKLKQWDLDENTLVIFMSDNGFASLVINEKKLGQRNGEDLYSYQAGLRGYKKTPYEGGTLVPAFFRWKGKFKAGNKISGLSAHIDLFPTLVELAGGEIQEKRDGRSLLPLLQNPQTKWNDRNLFFHIGRWGNNVGPDGSQYDKRPGRAGFAVRNTRFRLVNHEELYDIENDPGEENNVAKQYPEVLQEMQKSYDAWWHEMRPQMVNEGHQKMTLNPFHVKYKEQLDSVGIPLLARPQL is encoded by the coding sequence ATGATGTTGAAAATGCGCGTACTGAGTTTTTTATTTTTGAGCTTTATGAGTTTTGTCTACTGCGAGGAATTAAAAGGGACGAAACCCAATATTATCTTCATTTTGACAGATGATCAGGGTAAGGGCCAGTTGGGATGTGAAGGTCACCCTTGGCTAGAGACACCTTATATTGATAAGCTCTTCAGTGAGAGTTCATATTTTTCTGATTTTCATATGAGCCCTACCTGCACACCGAGTCGCGCCGCTTTGATGACGGGGAATTATCCCTTTAGAAATGGCGTTACTCATACGGGGGGAGCTCGGGCACGCATGACTTTAAAGATCGAAACTTTACCCGAAGCCTTGAAATCATTGGGCTATACAACAGGAATATTTGGGAAATGGCATTTGGGTTACGAAGAGGCCTATCAGCCTCACTCACGTGGCTTTGATGAGGTTTTTATTCATGGTTATGGGGGCATAGGTCAGCCGATGGATGTTCCCAATAATAAGTACGAGAATCCGATTATTAGACACAATGAGACTTTTGTTAAAACAGAGGGTTTTTGTACGGATGTGTTTTTTGATCAAGCTTTGGCATGGATAAAAAAATCTAAGGATAAACCCTTTTTTGCCTACATCTCTACGAATGCTCCCCACGGCCCTTATATCGCTCCAAAAGATAAACGTGAGAAGTTTAAAAAACTTGGCTTTAAATCAGGGGATGCGGGTTTTTATGGGATGATCGAAAATATTGACGATAACGTTGGGCGTTTAATGACCAAGCTTAAGCAATGGGATCTGGATGAAAATACTTTGGTGATTTTTATGTCGGACAATGGTTTTGCTAGTCTAGTGATAAACGAGAAAAAACTTGGGCAAAGGAATGGGGAAGATCTTTATTCTTACCAAGCGGGCCTACGCGGATATAAAAAAACACCTTATGAAGGGGGGACTTTAGTGCCAGCCTTTTTTCGTTGGAAAGGGAAATTCAAAGCAGGAAATAAAATCAGCGGCTTGAGTGCGCATATTGATCTATTTCCCACTTTAGTGGAATTGGCCGGAGGAGAGATCCAGGAAAAGAGAGATGGTCGAAGCTTATTGCCACTTTTGCAAAATCCGCAAACTAAGTGGAATGATCGCAATTTATTTTTTCATATTGGGCGCTGGGGCAATAATGTAGGTCCAGATGGGTCACAGTACGATAAAAGGCCTGGTAGAGCTGGTTTTGCTGTACGTAATACAAGATTTCGCTTAGTGAATCATGAAGAGCTCTATGATATTGAGAATGATCCTGGGGAGGAAAATAATGTGGCTAAACAATATCCCGAAGTGCTTCAAGAAATGCAAAAATCTTATGATGCTTGGTGGCATGAAATGAGACCGCAGATGGTTAATGAGGGGCATCAGAAGATGACGCTCAATCCCTTTCACGTAAAGTACAAAGAACAATTAGATTCTGTTGGAATACCACTTTTAGCAAGACCTCAATTATAG
- a CDS encoding GDSL-type esterase/lipase family protein gives MKKLLILLICGLMSGLMAAPKVKFVENLKAGKEQSIVIFGTSLTKVGAWGGQLATILDQQFPGKAKVINGAQGGANSAWGVKSLDQKVLKHKPDTVFIEFAINDAVERRKTSVEDAKNNLNNLIERIFAQNPECEIILATMNVPVGHTGVQRPKIDDYYQMYRDEAKRNGFKLIDHNAVWKDLLEKDPALYIQYMPDAIHPVYEGALKVITPHLVKELGLKVGDASMSELAPCWKYMFNSMDKIKKDRKVSRDEYELFWANHFKMQDANKDGIIQPKEYPEQGIFNHFDINGDKLVSLDEYQKVYSYHFEKFDKDKSGILDLKKLQYNY, from the coding sequence ATGAAAAAATTACTTATTTTATTGATTTGTGGCTTAATGTCGGGACTCATGGCCGCGCCCAAGGTTAAATTTGTTGAGAATTTAAAGGCTGGTAAAGAGCAAAGCATTGTGATTTTTGGGACGAGTTTGACAAAAGTCGGCGCTTGGGGAGGGCAATTAGCCACCATTTTGGATCAACAATTCCCAGGTAAAGCCAAAGTCATCAATGGCGCGCAGGGAGGAGCTAACTCAGCTTGGGGAGTGAAGTCACTGGATCAAAAGGTTTTGAAGCACAAGCCCGATACAGTGTTTATCGAGTTTGCCATCAATGATGCGGTGGAGAGAAGAAAAACGAGTGTTGAAGATGCCAAGAATAATTTAAATAATCTCATTGAACGCATTTTTGCCCAGAACCCCGAATGTGAGATTATCCTTGCGACCATGAATGTTCCAGTTGGTCATACGGGAGTGCAGCGTCCTAAAATTGATGATTATTATCAGATGTACAGGGATGAAGCCAAGAGGAACGGCTTTAAGCTTATCGATCACAATGCGGTATGGAAGGATTTGCTTGAAAAAGATCCAGCACTCTATATTCAGTACATGCCGGATGCCATTCACCCAGTTTATGAGGGAGCTCTCAAAGTTATTACACCACATTTAGTTAAAGAACTTGGCTTAAAAGTCGGTGATGCAAGTATGAGTGAATTGGCACCCTGCTGGAAGTATATGTTTAATTCTATGGATAAGATCAAAAAAGATCGCAAAGTAAGCCGTGACGAGTATGAGCTTTTCTGGGCGAATCACTTTAAGATGCAGGACGCCAATAAGGATGGTATAATTCAGCCCAAAGAATACCCGGAGCAGGGCATCTTCAATCACTTTGATATCAATGGTGATAAGCTTGTTTCATTGGATGAGTACCAAAAAGTTTATTCTTACCATTTTGAAAAGTTTGATAAGGATAAATCGGGGATCTTAGATCTAAAAAAATTACAGTATAACTACTAG
- a CDS encoding alpha/beta hydrolase — MIKKVFLLLLIMGLTFAASAEKKKKRKKVKEPTATHADVSYGKFDRNKLDFWQAKGEGPRPVYIHIHGGGWVVGDKKGFKGVQKFLDKGISVAAINYRLTATDPLPAPVLDAARAVQFLRYKAREWNIDKSKFVLSGGSAGACTSMWIACHDDLAKPNSEDPVERESTRVQGISVAGGQSAIDPKLIEPWIGPNVYHEMIYKAVGEKSIADALKNYDQHEAMYKEYSAYNHLTKDDPPMLLSYGADMSLPSKSLGHGIHHGMFGVKMKEKSEKVGHNKLYLSIGKDRPKQYPNRDDFVYEILLGK, encoded by the coding sequence ATGATAAAAAAAGTATTTTTACTCCTGTTAATTATGGGCTTAACTTTTGCGGCTTCCGCAGAAAAAAAGAAGAAACGCAAAAAAGTTAAAGAACCCACCGCCACACACGCTGATGTCAGCTACGGAAAGTTCGATCGCAACAAGCTTGATTTTTGGCAAGCAAAAGGTGAGGGACCTCGACCGGTTTACATCCATATTCATGGTGGTGGTTGGGTAGTAGGGGATAAGAAGGGATTTAAAGGAGTTCAAAAGTTTTTGGATAAAGGAATCTCTGTGGCAGCAATTAATTATCGTTTAACGGCGACAGATCCCTTGCCCGCGCCGGTACTCGATGCCGCACGAGCGGTGCAATTTTTGCGCTATAAAGCCAGAGAATGGAACATAGATAAGAGCAAGTTTGTACTTAGTGGGGGAAGTGCGGGGGCATGTACATCCATGTGGATTGCCTGCCATGATGATTTGGCAAAACCTAATTCAGAGGATCCCGTCGAGCGAGAATCAACGCGTGTACAAGGAATCTCAGTGGCTGGAGGTCAGAGTGCAATTGATCCTAAACTTATTGAGCCATGGATTGGTCCCAATGTTTACCACGAGATGATTTATAAAGCGGTGGGTGAAAAAAGCATTGCGGATGCTCTAAAAAACTATGATCAGCATGAGGCGATGTATAAGGAGTATTCAGCTTATAATCACCTGACAAAAGATGATCCACCCATGCTCTTATCTTATGGCGCTGACATGAGCCTGCCATCTAAGAGTCTTGGACATGGTATTCATCACGGCATGTTTGGAGTCAAAATGAAAGAAAAATCAGAGAAAGTTGGTCACAATAAACTGTACCTATCGATCGGTAAAGATAGACCGAAGCAATATCCCAATCGCGATGACTTCGTTTATGAAATTCTCTTGGGGAAATAA
- a CDS encoding sulfatase family protein: MTIYYKVSCILFGVIASLTAVEQRPNIILIFSDDHAKKALSCYGNTGIKTPALDRLADGGMRFNHALVTNSFCTPSRATALTGKYSHKNGVTRLNQSFDGSQQTFPKLLQKAGYETSLFGKWHLLSQPTGFDYYCVQKMQGMPFNPRVFEPQHGWVPWSPQDRKSYMKGGRVIKGYNNDVITTEAINWIKNRENKNKPFCLLLHPKPPHAPYTPATRDEDYLKDVTIPEPANLHDDYKGRTPHAIAGKMTANRIILNPAFKSMRARIEKENPNISERELTSKMYQEYIKGYYRLVKSVDDNVGRVLDYLKESGLEKNTIVIYTSDQGFSLGEHGFYNKQWMYEEPLHAPFLVKFPGTVKAGQVHNSMTSHVDIAPTILDFAGVTIPEGMQGFSLKPILLGKKEKVRDASYYHFYDHGVRLPEMIGIRTDRYKLIFYPGMKGHYRWELFDLKNDSQEMNNLHYNPEYRDLAQDLKNQLRELTIKYDDKSGNVPQLFKMK; the protein is encoded by the coding sequence ATGACAATTTATTATAAAGTGAGCTGTATTTTATTCGGCGTCATAGCTAGTTTAACAGCAGTTGAACAAAGGCCCAATATTATTTTGATTTTTTCAGATGATCATGCCAAGAAAGCGCTGAGTTGTTACGGCAATACAGGTATTAAAACGCCCGCCTTGGATCGTTTAGCCGATGGCGGTATGCGTTTTAATCATGCGCTAGTGACTAATTCTTTTTGTACGCCATCGCGGGCGACGGCTTTGACGGGGAAATATTCTCATAAAAATGGAGTGACGAGGCTCAATCAGTCTTTTGATGGGTCGCAGCAGACTTTTCCAAAGTTGCTCCAAAAAGCGGGATACGAAACATCTTTGTTTGGTAAGTGGCACCTCTTATCGCAACCCACGGGTTTTGATTATTACTGTGTTCAAAAAATGCAGGGCATGCCTTTTAACCCACGGGTTTTTGAACCTCAGCATGGGTGGGTGCCTTGGAGCCCCCAGGATCGTAAATCCTACATGAAGGGAGGGCGCGTTATCAAAGGTTATAATAATGATGTGATAACGACAGAGGCGATTAATTGGATCAAGAATAGAGAAAATAAAAATAAACCTTTCTGTCTACTACTTCATCCCAAGCCACCGCATGCGCCTTATACACCAGCTACAAGGGACGAAGATTATTTAAAGGATGTAACAATTCCCGAGCCAGCGAATTTACATGACGATTATAAGGGACGGACTCCCCATGCGATTGCGGGAAAAATGACTGCAAACCGCATTATTTTGAATCCTGCCTTTAAGTCCATGCGAGCGAGGATTGAAAAAGAAAACCCGAATATAAGCGAACGTGAATTAACCAGTAAAATGTACCAGGAATACATCAAGGGATATTACCGCTTAGTTAAATCTGTCGATGATAATGTGGGGCGTGTATTAGATTATTTGAAGGAGAGTGGCCTGGAGAAAAATACCATCGTTATTTACACTTCTGATCAAGGGTTTTCACTTGGAGAACACGGCTTCTATAATAAGCAATGGATGTATGAAGAGCCCTTACATGCGCCATTTCTGGTGAAATTCCCAGGAACAGTAAAAGCAGGTCAGGTTCATAATTCCATGACTAGCCATGTTGATATAGCTCCCACCATTTTAGATTTTGCGGGGGTCACAATTCCAGAGGGTATGCAGGGTTTTTCTTTAAAGCCGATTTTATTGGGCAAGAAAGAGAAAGTTCGCGATGCTTCTTACTACCACTTTTACGACCATGGAGTTCGTCTACCAGAGATGATCGGCATTCGTACCGATCGCTATAAGTTGATTTTTTATCCGGGGATGAAGGGCCATTACCGCTGGGAGCTCTTTGATTTAAAAAATGATTCCCAAGAGATGAATAACCTCCATTACAATCCCGAATATCGGGATTTGGCACAGGATTTAAAAAATCAATTACGCGAACTGACTATCAAATATGATGATAAGTCGGGTAATGTACCACAACTATTTAAAATGAAATAA